Below is a window of Fibrobacter succinogenes DNA.
ACCATTTTCAGTGCACTCGCCGACTTCGGCATGGCAACACTCATTCTCGCCTATTTCGGCAAACGCGCAACCCAAGGCCGGCTGTTCATCAACGTGCTCCAGCTCAGGCTCTTCATGACAGCCATAACCGCTCTTGCGATGGGCATATTCGCCTTTACCGTACGTAGAGGGAGCGCCGTTTTCGAGGCCGAACTGGTGCTTGTACTCGGACTCCTCTTCCAGCACTCCTATTTCGACTGGTATTTCATCTGCGGGAACTTCTGGAAAAAGCTTTTGATTTCAAAGGTTCTCCACACGCTCTCCTACACCACCATCATGGGTATTGCGCTCTGGTGCTTCAAAGTAGATTCCCTCCCGGCAATAGCCCTTTCGATGGTCATTGCAGCCCTCCCCGCTTTCGGCTTCGGCGTTGGTCAGGCGTTCACCTTAAAAATTTTCAGCATCGGCGTTCACACGTTCCAGTTCTTCAAGCTGCTGTTCAAGTCATCATGCCCCTACGCTATTTCGAGCATAGCAAGCTTCGCCTACCTGCCCGCCGGCCTTTACACCGTCGCGCACTTTGCAACACCAGAATTTTTAGGGGCGTACAGCTTTTCACACAAGCTTGTCATTCTCGCCTCAGGACTCATGGTGCACTTCATCTCGTCAAGCCTTATCACGCTGCACCAGACCGACAGCCGCGTCCTTAGCCTGCGCGATCAGGTCGTTTTCACCCTATTCATCATTGGCGCAACGGCACCCTTCTGGCTACTGCCGCAGTACACGCTCCGCATCATCTTCTTTGCAGCCCCATGGACAAGCGAAGCACTGGACACAAGCTGCTTCTGCCTTCGCATTTTAGCATGCTCC
It encodes the following:
- a CDS encoding oligosaccharide flippase family protein, which gives rise to MQALKNIKIGVFISLVNILIQGVSVMVQNLIANNLGIVKFGSFGILQSDFTIFSALADFGMATLILAYFGKRATQGRLFINVLQLRLFMTAITALAMGIFAFTVRRGSAVFEAELVLVLGLLFQHSYFDWYFICGNFWKKLLISKVLHTLSYTTIMGIALWCFKVDSLPAIALSMVIAALPAFGFGVGQAFTLKIFSIGVHTFQFFKLLFKSSCPYAISSIASFAYLPAGLYTVAHFATPEFLGAYSFSHKLVILASGLMVHFISSSLITLHQTDSRVLSLRDQVVFTLFIIGATAPFWLLPQYTLRIIFFAAPWTSEALDTSCFCLRILACSLILQATRMGMISTLLKEKRTWLYGAMITIGGIVNIAVCIGGARILKADYIPALTLTGDLCLSLFLLVYFIKNHRLR